Proteins encoded together in one Yersinia mollaretii ATCC 43969 window:
- a CDS encoding YtcA family lipoprotein — MKRPYLPCWGRASILAFSCLILLSGCTLSPSLNVLGAYFPDWMFCIVAGVILTLIVRGVLIHYKHESWLSPLMISWPTLTILFSVLAWIMFFNH; from the coding sequence ATGAAAAGACCGTACTTACCCTGCTGGGGTCGGGCTTCTATTCTTGCATTCAGCTGCCTGATATTACTCAGTGGTTGCACTCTATCTCCCTCTCTCAACGTACTTGGCGCTTATTTCCCTGACTGGATGTTCTGCATTGTTGCGGGCGTTATTTTGACGCTAATTGTTCGTGGTGTGTTGATTCACTATAAGCATGAGTCGTGGCTCAGCCCGTTAATGATCAGTTGGCCGACGTTAACCATACTGTTTTCAGTTTTGGCGTGGATTATGTTCTTTAACCACTAA
- the mdtN gene encoding multidrug transporter subunit MdtN, translating into MANKPEKTSHRRGIVIILVLLTLILGIYVILRMDTSPTTDDAYAYTDTISVTPEVSGRIVAMNVRDNQAVKQGDILFRIDERSYQDNLAKAEGALAALEEEIVLKQRGVTEQSYDAQAAEDTVRKAEAAQRLAAQTLNRQQALFARGFISAQAVDNARDNLQSANDALASARAQAKGESVGVGSIAALVAKKKVMAADLALAKLDVEHTLVRAPFDGRVIGLSTTVGQFVSAGQQVFTLADNKNWFVVANFRESQLEQLQPGQKAKVYLMANTRRVFDAQVESVGYGVVPTEGGISSDGGLPQVERSLNWVRVAQRFPVRIKVTDPDGELFRIGASAVAVVLPESQTEQSTDGVKP; encoded by the coding sequence ATGGCAAATAAGCCGGAAAAAACATCTCACCGGCGTGGGATAGTGATCATTTTAGTCTTGCTAACGTTGATATTAGGCATCTACGTCATTTTGCGTATGGATACCTCCCCCACCACTGATGATGCTTACGCCTATACCGATACCATTTCTGTCACGCCAGAAGTCAGCGGACGCATTGTTGCGATGAATGTGCGAGATAATCAGGCAGTAAAACAGGGGGATATTTTGTTCCGCATTGATGAGCGCAGCTATCAGGATAATCTGGCCAAAGCAGAAGGGGCGTTGGCCGCATTGGAAGAGGAGATCGTCCTGAAGCAGCGCGGTGTGACCGAACAGAGCTACGATGCGCAAGCGGCGGAAGATACCGTGCGCAAGGCGGAAGCGGCGCAAAGATTAGCGGCGCAAACCTTAAACCGCCAACAGGCACTTTTTGCTCGCGGCTTTATTTCGGCACAAGCCGTTGATAATGCACGGGACAATTTGCAAAGTGCCAATGATGCCTTGGCATCGGCTCGCGCCCAGGCGAAAGGGGAGTCCGTCGGTGTTGGCAGTATTGCTGCGCTGGTGGCGAAGAAAAAGGTGATGGCTGCTGATCTGGCCCTAGCCAAATTAGATGTGGAGCACACCTTGGTTCGTGCGCCCTTTGATGGCCGGGTGATTGGGCTATCCACCACCGTGGGGCAATTTGTCTCGGCGGGCCAACAGGTCTTTACACTGGCGGATAATAAAAACTGGTTTGTGGTGGCTAACTTCCGCGAATCACAGCTCGAACAACTGCAACCGGGCCAGAAAGCCAAAGTCTATTTGATGGCAAATACCCGGCGTGTCTTTGATGCACAAGTTGAATCAGTTGGCTATGGCGTGGTGCCAACCGAAGGGGGGATCTCATCAGATGGCGGATTGCCGCAGGTTGAGCGCTCACTGAACTGGGTTCGGGTCGCGCAACGTTTTCCTGTGCGCATCAAAGTGACGGATCCTGATGGGGAGCTGTTCCGTATTGGGGCGTCGGCGGTTGCCGTGGTGCTGCCAGAGAGTCAAACGGAGCAGTCAACTGATGGAGTCAAACCGTGA
- a CDS encoding FUSC family protein produces the protein MNTSATRGHSLQRLWAFWRAELAPYPYRSNLVLRLLLTSSLVLVTTMSLRIPMADIALFSVFIATKENSVLSRQTSLGALVALVLMAVLALLLMKFTIDMPLVRIVCASLLCFGGLWLMRVFRFGALFNLIAMLILFIQSWADSNVSPEYLTHTILWIWAVMSYGVVVSLTVNTLLLPREPEQALLEQVDVLLTSTREQLAALLDSHHKVPRLENEAVERAILVLYEMLRFASFKDNSFQQKEINHQQRLSAVGRLFAAASQLSRVSHLPLSAAGRELVAKLDIEIASFAQAMQQHQPYKLSDAPFDFSVIPLAERSALLDMHHALVTLSWDRELLPAEAVEPEPPLFAPDTFTNPVYVRFALKTVLASLICYITLTTLQWSSIHTAMLTTMLIALPSLGASTHKGLLRVLGALVGSLLALLAMVFVMPHITGIIGLLMMTLPVIAVGAWIMAGSERTSYAGMQLIFTYAIALLADFGPTTDLMEIRNRLIGILFGVIVTTLIHTLIWPERAGNSLRQSSVGVLRGMADLFSVPRDIPVQQQLSQLEVRQLKVWLAISQSQNILSDLLLEPGWHRGKRELLGFHAQMMLDQLRELFIAINHLQAVFLHKQHTLTPEQAQAVDHYGQQIAAILNQRAQRLTSSESIEEPPLALPNIAPLLALYSQGGKTQHDVLVMAIQQVQSSLQALAQWEGDIDSVANSPVAIQLEKGISEG, from the coding sequence GTGAATACGTCGGCCACTCGAGGCCATTCACTCCAGCGATTATGGGCCTTCTGGCGGGCTGAGCTGGCTCCTTACCCTTATCGCAGCAATTTAGTGCTGCGCTTGCTGCTCACCAGCTCATTGGTGCTGGTCACGACCATGAGTCTGCGCATTCCCATGGCGGATATCGCGCTGTTTTCAGTGTTTATTGCCACCAAAGAGAACTCGGTACTCAGCCGTCAGACCAGCTTGGGCGCATTGGTGGCGCTGGTGTTAATGGCAGTGCTGGCCTTACTGCTGATGAAGTTCACTATCGATATGCCATTGGTGCGGATCGTCTGCGCTTCATTGCTCTGTTTTGGTGGCTTATGGCTAATGCGCGTATTTCGCTTTGGGGCGCTATTTAACCTGATCGCCATGCTGATTCTCTTTATCCAGAGCTGGGCCGATAGCAACGTCAGCCCGGAGTACCTGACCCACACGATTTTGTGGATCTGGGCAGTAATGAGCTATGGCGTGGTGGTTTCTCTGACGGTGAATACGCTGCTGTTGCCGCGTGAACCCGAGCAGGCACTGCTAGAGCAGGTTGATGTGTTACTGACATCAACCCGCGAGCAGCTTGCGGCGCTACTCGATAGCCACCACAAAGTCCCGAGGTTGGAGAACGAAGCGGTTGAGCGAGCGATTCTGGTGCTCTATGAAATGCTGCGTTTTGCCTCGTTCAAAGATAACTCATTTCAACAAAAAGAGATTAACCATCAGCAGCGCTTAAGTGCGGTTGGCCGCCTGTTTGCGGCAGCGAGTCAGTTGAGCCGAGTCTCACATTTGCCCCTTAGCGCGGCAGGGCGGGAGCTAGTCGCGAAGCTAGACATTGAAATCGCCTCATTTGCGCAGGCAATGCAACAGCATCAGCCGTACAAATTATCCGATGCTCCTTTCGACTTCAGTGTCATTCCCTTAGCGGAGCGCAGTGCATTGTTGGATATGCACCATGCGCTGGTGACGCTGAGCTGGGATCGGGAGTTACTGCCCGCAGAAGCCGTGGAGCCGGAGCCGCCGCTATTCGCCCCTGATACTTTCACCAATCCGGTTTATGTCCGTTTTGCGCTGAAAACCGTGTTGGCCTCGCTCATCTGTTATATCACTCTGACCACGTTACAGTGGTCGAGCATCCACACCGCCATGCTGACGACCATGTTAATTGCCCTGCCCAGTCTGGGGGCATCGACCCACAAAGGGTTGCTGCGGGTGTTGGGAGCACTGGTGGGCAGTTTGCTGGCGCTGCTGGCGATGGTTTTTGTGATGCCTCATATCACTGGCATCATTGGGCTACTGATGATGACCCTGCCAGTGATCGCGGTCGGGGCCTGGATCATGGCGGGATCGGAGCGGACCAGCTATGCCGGAATGCAGTTGATCTTCACCTATGCAATCGCGCTGTTGGCGGATTTCGGCCCCACCACTGATCTGATGGAGATCCGCAACCGACTGATCGGTATCCTATTTGGGGTGATCGTCACCACCTTGATCCATACCCTGATTTGGCCGGAGCGGGCGGGCAATAGCTTGCGCCAGAGCAGTGTAGGCGTGTTAAGAGGCATGGCGGACCTGTTTAGTGTGCCGCGCGATATCCCGGTACAGCAGCAGTTGAGCCAGTTGGAAGTCAGGCAATTGAAGGTCTGGCTGGCGATCAGTCAGAGCCAGAATATCCTGTCTGACTTGCTACTGGAGCCGGGTTGGCATCGCGGGAAACGTGAGTTACTCGGCTTCCATGCTCAGATGATGCTCGATCAACTGCGTGAACTCTTTATTGCCATCAATCACTTGCAAGCAGTCTTCCTGCATAAGCAGCACACTCTCACCCCTGAGCAGGCTCAGGCTGTTGACCATTATGGTCAGCAGATTGCGGCGATACTGAATCAACGGGCGCAGCGGCTGACCTCTAGCGAGTCAATTGAGGAGCCACCACTGGCGCTACCCAATATTGCACCGCTACTGGCGCTCTATTCACAAGGTGGCAAAACCCAGCATGATGTATTGGTTATGGCTATACAACAGGTACAAAGCAGCTTACAGGCGCTCGCGCAGTGGGAGGGAGATATCGACAGTGTCGCGAATAGCCCTGTGGCAATACAGCTTGAGAAAGGGATATCGGAGGGATAA
- the panC gene encoding pantoate--beta-alanine ligase: MLIIETLPLLRQQIRRWRQEGKRVALVPTMGNLHEGHMTLVEDAKTRADVVVVTIFVNPLQFERPDDLAHYPRTLQEDCEKLTRHGVDLVFAPAANDIYPAGLESQTYVEVPALSTILEGASRPGHFRGVSTIVSKLFNLVQPDVACFGEKDYQQLALIRKMVADMGYDINIVGVPIVRAKDGLALSSRNGYLTAEERKIAPQLHKIMQALAEKLTLGERQIDDLLADAAEQLRSAGFTPDELFIRDADTLQPLTVDSKQAVILMAAWLGKARLIDNQQVDLRN, encoded by the coding sequence ATGCTAATTATTGAAACTCTGCCCCTATTACGCCAGCAAATTCGCCGCTGGCGTCAAGAAGGTAAGCGCGTTGCATTGGTGCCGACCATGGGCAATCTGCACGAAGGGCATATGACCTTGGTGGAAGATGCCAAAACCCGCGCAGATGTCGTGGTAGTGACTATTTTTGTCAATCCACTGCAATTTGAACGCCCAGATGATTTGGCCCACTACCCGCGCACTTTGCAGGAAGATTGCGAGAAGTTGACCCGCCACGGCGTTGATTTGGTGTTCGCCCCCGCAGCGAATGATATCTATCCCGCTGGGTTGGAAAGCCAGACCTATGTTGAGGTTCCTGCGCTGTCGACCATTTTGGAAGGTGCCAGCCGCCCCGGTCATTTCCGTGGCGTCTCCACCATCGTGAGCAAATTGTTCAATTTGGTTCAGCCGGATGTGGCCTGTTTTGGCGAAAAAGATTATCAGCAGTTGGCGTTGATCCGCAAAATGGTGGCGGATATGGGCTATGACATCAATATTGTTGGCGTGCCGATTGTCCGTGCTAAAGATGGGCTAGCACTGAGTTCCCGCAATGGTTATCTGACGGCGGAAGAGCGCAAGATTGCGCCGCAGCTCCATAAGATCATGCAGGCACTGGCCGAGAAGTTGACCTTAGGTGAACGGCAGATTGATGATTTGCTGGCCGACGCCGCAGAGCAGTTACGCAGCGCCGGTTTTACGCCGGATGAGCTGTTTATCCGCGATGCCGACACCTTGCAACCCCTGACGGTGGACAGCAAGCAAGCGGTAATTCTGATGGCGGCTTGGCTGGGTAAAGCCCGCTTGATCGATAACCAACAGGTTGACCTGCGCAACTAA
- the panB gene encoding 3-methyl-2-oxobutanoate hydroxymethyltransferase — translation MKATTMSHLRQWKQDKRKFATLTAYDASFAQLFAEQGIEVLLVGDSLGMTLQGFDSTLPVTVADVAYHTRAVRRGAPHCLLLADMPFMSYATPEQTFTNAAELMRAGANMVKLEGGSWLCDTVRMLAERAVPVCGHLGLTPQSVNIFGGYKVQGREEVAANQLIKDALALENAGAQLLVLECVPVALAQRVTEELAIPVIGIGAGNVTDGQILVMHDALGITGGHTPKFSKNFLAQSAGDIRAAIKLYIQEVESAAYPAEEHTFQ, via the coding sequence ATGAAAGCCACCACCATGAGCCACTTACGCCAATGGAAACAAGATAAGCGTAAGTTCGCCACACTGACTGCCTATGATGCCAGTTTTGCCCAGTTATTCGCCGAGCAGGGTATCGAAGTGCTGCTGGTGGGGGATTCGCTCGGTATGACGTTACAGGGATTCGACTCAACCCTGCCAGTCACCGTCGCGGATGTGGCTTACCATACCCGCGCGGTGCGCCGTGGTGCACCTCATTGTCTGTTATTAGCTGATATGCCGTTTATGAGTTATGCCACGCCGGAGCAAACATTCACTAACGCCGCAGAGCTGATGCGCGCTGGGGCCAATATGGTCAAACTGGAAGGCGGTAGCTGGTTGTGTGATACCGTTCGCATGTTGGCAGAGCGCGCCGTTCCGGTTTGCGGGCACTTGGGGCTAACGCCGCAATCCGTCAATATTTTTGGCGGTTACAAAGTGCAGGGTCGTGAAGAAGTCGCGGCGAATCAGCTAATTAAAGATGCGTTGGCGCTTGAAAATGCCGGAGCACAACTGTTGGTACTGGAGTGTGTACCCGTCGCACTGGCGCAGCGAGTGACCGAGGAGTTAGCGATTCCAGTCATTGGTATTGGTGCAGGAAATGTCACCGACGGCCAGATTCTGGTGATGCATGATGCGCTCGGCATTACGGGCGGCCATACCCCTAAATTCAGCAAAAACTTTCTGGCACAAAGCGCAGGTGATATCCGCGCCGCTATTAAGCTCTATATTCAAGAAGTTGAGAGCGCTGCTTACCCCGCTGAAGAACATACATTCCAATAA
- the folK gene encoding 2-amino-4-hydroxy-6-hydroxymethyldihydropteridine diphosphokinase — protein sequence MIRVYIALGSNQAMPLQQVKTALEALEHLPRTRLVACSPFYRTKPLGPQDQPDFLNAVVALDTSLPPEQLLDHTQAIERNQGRVRKEQRWGPRTLDLDIMLYGDQVITTDRLTVPHYGLKEREFMLYPLADIAPDLIFPDGETLSARLKLVDKNGLVPW from the coding sequence ATGATCCGGGTCTATATCGCGCTGGGAAGTAATCAGGCCATGCCACTGCAACAGGTTAAGACTGCACTGGAAGCGCTGGAGCATCTGCCGCGCACCCGGTTAGTGGCCTGTTCGCCTTTTTATCGCACCAAACCTTTAGGCCCACAGGATCAACCGGATTTCCTTAATGCCGTGGTGGCACTGGATACCTCCCTGCCCCCTGAGCAACTGCTGGATCACACCCAAGCCATTGAGCGCAATCAGGGGCGGGTGAGGAAAGAGCAGCGCTGGGGGCCACGAACTCTGGATCTGGATATCATGCTGTATGGCGATCAAGTGATCACAACTGACCGCCTGACAGTGCCGCATTATGGCCTGAAAGAGCGCGAGTTTATGCTCTATCCGCTGGCTGACATCGCACCTGACCTGATTTTCCCTGATGGCGAAACCTTATCAGCGCGCCTGAAATTAGTGGATAAAAATGGTTTGGTGCCTTGGTAA
- the gluQRS gene encoding tRNA glutamyl-Q(34) synthetase GluQRS — MPEDTLKSVRQQNQYVGRFAPSPSGDLHFGSLIAALGSYLQARAQGGSWLVRIEDIDPPREIPGAAARILATLDHYGLHWDGPVIYQSQRHEAYRATLAWLEQQGLSYYCNCTRSRIQHIGGFYDGYCRDRHLPAKGAAIRLRQTQPVYSFYDKLLGELHAEPALAKEDFIIRRRDGLFAYNLAVVVDDAFQGVTEIVRGADLIEPTVRQIALYQQLQQPLPGYLHLPLALNQEGNKLSKQNHAPPLPSGDPRPVLVDALKFLRQPLPECWQDLDLTLLLRFAIDNWTLATIPASGANNPASGGDNGH, encoded by the coding sequence ATGCCCGAAGATACCCTTAAATCTGTTCGTCAGCAGAATCAATATGTCGGCCGCTTTGCGCCGTCTCCCTCCGGCGATTTACATTTCGGTTCGCTCATTGCCGCACTCGGCAGCTACCTGCAAGCCCGTGCTCAAGGCGGAAGCTGGCTGGTTCGCATTGAAGATATTGATCCCCCGCGTGAAATTCCCGGTGCTGCGGCGCGCATTTTAGCCACATTGGACCATTATGGCCTCCATTGGGACGGCCCCGTTATCTACCAGTCACAGCGCCATGAAGCCTATCGCGCCACCTTAGCGTGGCTGGAACAACAGGGGCTGAGTTATTACTGCAACTGCACGCGCAGCCGAATTCAACATATCGGCGGTTTCTACGACGGCTATTGCCGCGATCGCCACTTGCCCGCCAAAGGCGCAGCCATTCGTTTACGACAGACTCAGCCAGTTTATTCCTTTTATGATAAGTTACTCGGTGAGCTGCATGCTGAGCCGGCGCTGGCGAAAGAAGATTTTATTATTCGCCGCCGAGATGGCCTGTTCGCCTATAATCTGGCTGTGGTGGTGGATGATGCGTTCCAGGGCGTCACTGAAATTGTGCGCGGGGCCGATTTAATTGAGCCAACCGTGCGCCAGATAGCTCTCTACCAGCAGTTGCAACAGCCGCTTCCCGGCTATTTACATCTGCCACTGGCGCTGAATCAGGAGGGTAATAAGCTATCCAAACAAAACCATGCCCCGCCACTGCCGAGCGGTGATCCGCGCCCAGTTTTGGTTGATGCACTGAAGTTTTTGCGTCAACCGCTGCCGGAATGCTGGCAAGATCTTGATTTAACGTTATTATTACGTTTTGCAATCGACAACTGGACGTTGGCCACGATTCCAGCTTCAGGGGCCAACAATCCTGCTTCAGGGGGCGATAATGGCCACTGA
- the dksA gene encoding RNA polymerase-binding protein DksA, with protein MQEGQKRKTSSLSILAIAGVEPYQEKPGEEYMNAAQLLHFKLILEAWRNQLRDEVDRTVSHMQDEAANFPDPVDRAAQEEEFSLELRNRDRERKLIKKIEKTLKKVEDDDFGFCESCGVEIGIRRLEARPTADLCIDCKTLAEIREKQMAG; from the coding sequence ATGCAAGAAGGGCAAAAACGTAAAACCTCGTCCTTGAGCATTCTCGCCATCGCTGGGGTAGAGCCTTACCAAGAGAAGCCCGGCGAAGAGTATATGAATGCCGCCCAGTTGTTGCACTTCAAGCTGATTCTTGAAGCATGGCGCAACCAACTCAGGGATGAAGTAGATCGTACTGTATCGCACATGCAAGACGAAGCTGCTAACTTCCCAGATCCGGTGGACCGTGCCGCGCAGGAAGAGGAGTTTAGTCTTGAACTTCGTAACCGCGACCGCGAGCGTAAACTGATTAAAAAGATCGAGAAAACGCTGAAGAAAGTCGAGGATGACGATTTCGGTTTCTGCGAGTCTTGTGGCGTAGAGATCGGCATTCGCCGTCTGGAAGCACGGCCAACTGCAGATTTGTGCATTGACTGTAAAACCCTAGCCGAAATCCGCGAAAAGCAGATGGCAGGCTAA
- the sfsA gene encoding DNA/RNA nuclease SfsA — MPTNPLLSFSPRLQSATLIQRYKRFLADIVTPAGESLTIHCANTGAMTGCATPGDTIWYSTSDNPKRKYPHSWELTHTQKGDWICVNTMRANELVSAAIENNQLVELSGYTSVKREIKYGDENSRIDLLLQAESRSNCYIEVKSVTLLQQQCGYFPDAVTLRGQKHLRELQSRVAEGHRAVLFFAVLHTGIRQVAAARHIDSRYAELLAQAQQAGVEVICYGFQLSPDGIALDVRLPLLLDETQ; from the coding sequence ATGCCGACTAACCCCCTACTGTCATTCAGCCCACGGTTACAATCGGCCACACTTATCCAGCGGTATAAACGTTTTTTAGCTGATATTGTGACGCCCGCCGGAGAATCATTAACCATTCATTGCGCTAATACTGGGGCGATGACCGGCTGTGCTACACCGGGAGATACAATTTGGTATTCAACTTCGGATAATCCGAAGCGTAAGTATCCCCACAGTTGGGAGCTGACTCACACCCAAAAAGGGGATTGGATCTGCGTAAATACCATGCGCGCCAATGAGTTAGTCAGTGCCGCGATAGAAAATAACCAGCTCGTTGAATTATCTGGTTACACTTCTGTCAAAAGAGAGATTAAGTATGGGGATGAGAACAGCCGTATAGACTTGTTATTGCAGGCAGAAAGTAGGTCTAACTGCTATATTGAAGTCAAGTCGGTCACCTTATTACAGCAACAGTGTGGGTATTTCCCGGACGCTGTCACCCTGCGGGGTCAGAAGCATCTCAGGGAGCTACAAAGCAGGGTTGCCGAGGGTCACCGGGCGGTACTTTTTTTTGCCGTATTGCATACGGGTATCAGACAAGTCGCTGCGGCCCGACACATTGACAGTCGCTATGCAGAATTGCTGGCTCAGGCTCAGCAAGCAGGAGTGGAGGTTATTTGCTACGGTTTTCAACTATCGCCTGACGGTATCGCGCTGGATGTGCGTTTACCGTTATTACTGGACGAAACGCAGTAA
- the thpR gene encoding RNA 2',3'-cyclic phosphodiesterase, whose translation MINAVDKTVVHKTSAHRRLFFALSLPDPLQQNIVQWRADNFPPEAGRPIAAANLHLTLAFLGEVSAAKAQILQQQAARISQSGFNVTLDDIGHWPGSGVIWLGCKNPPRGLLQLAQLLRSQAARSGCYQTPLPFHPHVTLLRGAVRPVALPAKTNNESFRASHFSLYESIFARGRTRYNIVSSWPLASAERSSDAD comes from the coding sequence ATGATTAATGCCGTGGATAAAACCGTTGTTCATAAAACAAGCGCCCATCGACGCCTGTTCTTTGCGCTGTCACTGCCTGATCCGCTCCAACAGAATATTGTACAGTGGCGCGCAGATAACTTCCCGCCAGAGGCAGGCCGCCCCATTGCGGCAGCTAATCTCCATCTGACACTGGCATTCCTCGGTGAGGTGAGTGCTGCTAAAGCGCAAATATTGCAGCAACAAGCGGCTCGTATTAGTCAGTCGGGGTTTAACGTGACCTTGGATGATATCGGCCACTGGCCGGGTTCCGGTGTGATATGGCTCGGCTGCAAAAATCCGCCCCGTGGCCTGTTGCAGTTGGCGCAATTGCTGCGCTCGCAGGCCGCACGCAGTGGCTGTTATCAAACGCCACTGCCATTTCACCCCCATGTGACCTTGCTGAGGGGCGCAGTTCGTCCGGTCGCGTTACCGGCTAAAACCAATAATGAGAGCTTTCGCGCGAGCCACTTTTCATTGTACGAATCAATTTTCGCGCGTGGGCGTACCCGTTATAACATCGTCAGTAGCTGGCCACTGGCAAGCGCTGAAAGGAGTTCTGATGCCGACTAA